The following proteins are encoded in a genomic region of Planococcus lenghuensis:
- a CDS encoding MerR family transcriptional regulator gives MIKDVTTEQIETIKRSGYTYNPKQEAFIKTLEAFIATQNMLEKSDITELTEHSRKVGASEIVELLSAINQSNEKTQIVPVKETNRTFNAGEFAEICGVSVQLVRRECERGSITAEKGTRNSWIIPEKELENPIVQRWLKSKKTMWKEIKQAKEVLKDSPEFIEGLKEIEDNRKSESHS, from the coding sequence GTGATAAAGGACGTTACCACTGAGCAAATTGAAACCATTAAGCGGAGTGGATATACTTACAATCCTAAGCAGGAAGCTTTTATAAAAACGCTTGAGGCCTTTATAGCTACACAGAACATGCTGGAGAAGTCGGATATAACAGAATTGACAGAGCACTCCAGAAAAGTTGGAGCTTCGGAAATTGTAGAATTATTAAGTGCAATCAATCAATCAAATGAGAAAACTCAAATCGTTCCTGTAAAAGAAACAAATCGGACTTTTAACGCTGGAGAGTTTGCAGAGATTTGTGGCGTTTCTGTCCAGTTAGTACGCAGAGAATGTGAAAGAGGGAGCATCACTGCTGAAAAAGGCACGAGGAATAGTTGGATAATTCCTGAAAAAGAATTGGAGAACCCTATTGTCCAACGCTGGTTAAAAAGTAAAAAAACCATGTGGAAAGAAATTAAACAAGCTAAAGAAGTTTTAAAAGACAGCCCTGAGTTTATTGAGGGATTGAAAGAAATTGAAGACAACAGAAAATCAGAGAGCCACTCATGA
- a CDS encoding type II toxin-antitoxin system VapC family toxin, translating into MTRYLIDTNIIRFYIQQQRDVERFLDNCMANEDTLLLSMVTVGELRSQAMEISERQRGAVRRLIKAFPKVEVTDPADRKAHAYRRMGRCIRELHKEEKKAFLPRLPGLADSKIAVDAINENAEIVTNNTRDFHISRFFGVSLYDPKENIRFPPIEKSGNSPSTWILPDERYR; encoded by the coding sequence ATGACTCGTTATCTAATCGATACGAATATTATTCGCTTTTATATACAGCAGCAGCGAGACGTAGAGAGATTTTTGGATAATTGCATGGCTAATGAAGATACTTTACTATTATCTATGGTGACTGTCGGCGAATTGAGGTCACAAGCTATGGAAATCAGTGAGAGACAGAGAGGTGCTGTACGTCGTTTGATCAAAGCATTTCCTAAAGTAGAAGTTACTGACCCAGCGGACCGGAAAGCCCATGCCTATAGAAGAATGGGAAGGTGTATACGAGAACTCCACAAAGAAGAAAAGAAAGCGTTTTTACCCAGATTGCCTGGATTAGCAGATTCTAAAATTGCGGTAGATGCAATCAATGAAAATGCGGAAATAGTGACTAATAACACAAGAGATTTTCATATTTCCCGCTTCTTTGGTGTTTCCTTGTATGACCCAAAAGAAAATATTCGATTCCCTCCTATCGAGAAATCAGGTAACTCTCCATCAACGTGGATTTTACCTGACGAGCGATATAGATAA
- the ilvA gene encoding threonine ammonia-lyase IlvA, with protein MARSNTEELERKVTASKVSVEEIMVANQALKDVVIKTPLQRNEILSARYGCNVYLKREDLQVVRSFKLRGAYNFIRSLTIEERNKGVVCASAGNHAQGVAYSCFALGIEGKIFMPLTTPSQKVSQVKRFGGEYVSVVLKGDTFDDAYTAAMEYCTAEEKVFVHPFDNKRIIAGQGTVAVEILNDMQEPVDYMFCAIGGGGLASGVGSYLKGISPSTKLIGVEPAGAASMKKSLSNGKVTRLDSIDTFVDGAAVKQVGELPVAICSDVLDDIVLVPEGKVCTTILQLYNENAIVAEPAGALSVAALDFYQEEIKGKNVVCVVSGGNNDIERMQEIKEKSLIYEGLKHYFIVTFPQRAGALRKFMEQVLGEQDDITHFQYTKRTNREAGPVIVGIELKAREDYGPLVKRMDENGFPYKEINNDPLLFNLLI; from the coding sequence ATGGCTAGAAGCAACACCGAAGAGTTGGAAAGAAAAGTGACGGCGTCAAAAGTGTCGGTTGAAGAGATTATGGTAGCGAATCAGGCACTCAAAGACGTCGTGATTAAAACGCCGCTGCAGCGGAATGAAATTCTTTCTGCCAGATACGGCTGCAACGTCTATTTGAAACGGGAAGATTTGCAAGTGGTGCGCTCATTCAAATTGCGTGGCGCTTATAACTTTATCCGCAGTCTGACAATAGAAGAACGAAATAAAGGAGTCGTTTGTGCCAGCGCCGGCAACCATGCCCAAGGCGTTGCGTATTCCTGCTTTGCGCTGGGGATTGAAGGGAAGATTTTCATGCCGCTGACAACCCCCAGCCAAAAGGTTTCTCAAGTAAAGCGCTTTGGTGGCGAATACGTATCGGTCGTCCTCAAAGGAGACACGTTTGATGATGCCTATACAGCGGCGATGGAATATTGTACAGCCGAAGAAAAGGTGTTTGTCCATCCGTTTGACAACAAACGGATTATAGCGGGCCAAGGCACCGTAGCTGTGGAAATCCTGAACGACATGCAGGAGCCTGTCGACTATATGTTTTGTGCCATCGGCGGTGGCGGGTTGGCGTCAGGCGTCGGATCGTATTTAAAAGGGATCAGCCCGTCCACGAAACTGATTGGCGTTGAGCCGGCGGGCGCCGCCAGTATGAAGAAGTCGCTTAGCAACGGCAAAGTAACCCGTCTCGACTCGATTGATACATTTGTCGACGGCGCAGCGGTCAAACAGGTCGGCGAGTTGCCGGTGGCAATCTGCAGTGATGTTTTGGATGATATCGTCCTTGTCCCCGAAGGCAAAGTCTGCACGACCATTCTGCAGCTGTATAACGAAAATGCAATTGTCGCGGAACCGGCGGGTGCTTTGTCGGTGGCGGCGCTGGATTTCTATCAGGAAGAAATTAAAGGGAAAAATGTGGTGTGTGTCGTCAGCGGCGGCAACAATGATATTGAGCGGATGCAGGAGATCAAAGAAAAATCGCTGATTTATGAAGGGTTGAAGCATTACTTTATCGTCACGTTTCCCCAGCGTGCCGGTGCGCTGCGCAAGTTTATGGAACAAGTGTTGGGGGAGCAGGATGACATCACGCATTTCCAATACACCAAGCGGACCAACCGTGAGGCAGGACCTGTCATCGTAGGCATTGAATTGAAGGCCCGGGAAGACTACGGACCGCTTGTGAAAAGGATGGACGAAAACGGATTTCCCTATAAGGAAATCAATAATGACCCGTTGCTATTTAACTTGCTGATCTGA